A DNA window from Methanocorpusculum sp. contains the following coding sequences:
- a CDS encoding AarF/ABC1/UbiB kinase family protein, translating into MASVSLRRYGQIADVLVKYGFGYFINELFPGFINTKKTAVEEYSGYSTYVRVRMALEELGPTFVKFGQLMSTRTELFPAEMIDELCKLQDRVGVVPFDEVIPTLDEYIPDWRDVFTSVDPKPLAAASISQVYRAVMQDGTILALKIQRPRITERIEQDVVLLRSIAQLLEDKRPELRMYNPVSLVDDFTTQIRKELDFNRDGMNAERLARNMRLSGIPGIKVPKIYWDFSGKELLAMEFVAGCRSDDIDAIIAMGMDPKELSSRGLKAFMVQIFQNGFYHGDPHAGNLRISPSGDLVFLDFGVCGVVMKDMRNKFISLILALLSANTDMTIRYIKNLGVQIPQTGIDEFRGELYLALQDYKEMGAQVNFSGLLGSIQDLFQKNNIRVPPNIMQLLKALMLVSNVAFTLDPDLEFTKEVEPFLKQIVADEMKDPANLQKKMLDAKVRLEDLARVPRQLGSVLEMASEGKLKVDISAKEVTQLSKTIESSVDKLVIGLILSAIVIGLSLVMMSQTFTVEFVPIIAYIIAVLVIIVIFYKMRSRGKKHDD; encoded by the coding sequence ATGGCGAGTGTAAGTCTTCGAAGATATGGTCAGATCGCTGATGTATTAGTCAAATATGGGTTTGGGTACTTCATCAACGAACTGTTTCCCGGTTTTATCAATACGAAAAAAACAGCTGTTGAGGAGTACAGCGGATACTCGACGTACGTCAGGGTCCGTATGGCCCTTGAAGAACTGGGTCCCACGTTTGTAAAATTCGGTCAGCTCATGAGCACGAGAACTGAACTGTTCCCTGCCGAAATGATCGACGAGCTGTGCAAACTGCAGGACAGGGTGGGCGTGGTCCCGTTTGATGAAGTCATCCCCACGCTGGATGAATACATCCCCGACTGGCGTGACGTTTTCACCTCAGTCGATCCAAAACCCCTTGCTGCTGCCTCTATCTCGCAGGTGTACCGGGCCGTAATGCAGGACGGGACCATTCTTGCCCTGAAGATCCAGCGTCCCCGGATCACAGAAAGGATCGAACAGGATGTCGTTCTCCTTCGATCCATCGCCCAGCTGCTTGAAGACAAACGCCCGGAACTGCGTATGTATAATCCGGTCTCTCTTGTCGACGACTTCACCACACAGATCAGAAAGGAACTGGACTTCAACCGTGATGGTATGAATGCCGAGCGCCTCGCCCGGAACATGAGACTTTCCGGCATCCCCGGCATAAAGGTCCCGAAGATCTACTGGGACTTCTCCGGAAAAGAGCTGCTTGCCATGGAATTTGTTGCCGGATGCAGAAGCGACGACATCGATGCGATCATTGCGATGGGCATGGATCCAAAAGAGCTGTCAAGCCGTGGTCTGAAAGCCTTCATGGTCCAGATCTTCCAAAACGGTTTCTATCACGGCGATCCGCACGCAGGAAATCTCCGGATCTCGCCGTCCGGCGACCTGGTCTTCCTCGACTTCGGCGTCTGCGGAGTCGTGATGAAGGATATGAGAAACAAATTCATCTCGCTTATCCTCGCGCTCCTTTCTGCCAACACCGACATGACCATCCGGTACATCAAAAATCTGGGTGTTCAGATCCCTCAGACTGGTATCGACGAATTCCGGGGAGAGCTGTATCTGGCTCTCCAGGATTACAAAGAGATGGGTGCCCAGGTGAACTTCTCCGGTCTCCTCGGCTCTATCCAGGATTTGTTCCAGAAAAACAACATCCGTGTTCCGCCAAACATCATGCAGCTCTTAAAAGCCCTGATGCTTGTCTCCAATGTTGCCTTCACCCTTGATCCGGATCTTGAATTCACCAAAGAAGTGGAACCTTTCTTAAAGCAGATCGTGGCAGATGAGATGAAGGACCCTGCCAACCTGCAGAAAAAGATGCTGGATGCCAAAGTCAGACTCGAAGATCTTGCCCGGGTCCCTCGGCAGCTCGGCTCGGTTCTCGAGATGGCTTCGGAAGGAAAACTCAAAGTGGATATCTCTGCTAAAGAGGTCACGCAGCTGAGTAAAACGATCGAAAGTTCCGTTGATAAACTGGTTATCGGGCTGATCCTTTCTGCGATCGTGATCGGTTTGTCGCTTGTGATGATGAGTCAGACTTTTACGGTCGAATTTGTCCCGATCATCGCCTATATCATCGCTGTTTTAGTTATCATCGTGATCTTCTACAAGATGCGAAGTCGAGGCAAAAAACACGATGATTAA
- a CDS encoding radical SAM protein has protein sequence MTHTTLKEKLQMLGIKRVLSYLDSDPDKNIPKLLKWVELLDRNNTLDGPLPTVKRVLSDKDGVWYKFIKDLYTDIDPGVRKRIFENFIVNAVVLGRDKKIKLRDEEGCNIPWAILMDPTSACNLKCIGCWAAEYGNRMNLSLEEWDSIIEQGKALGTYFFLYSGGEPLVRKKDIIKMCEKHSDCIFLSFTNGTLIDEAFADEMLRVGNFVPAISIEGDEAATDGRRGAGVYQKVIKAMAILKEKKLPFGISCCYTSANTDIIGSDVYIDDMIARGAKFAWFFTYMPVGVDAVPELLATPEQREHMYHQVRHIRATRPIFAMDFWNDGEYVNGCIAGGKFYLHINANGDIEPCAFIHYSDANIRTHTLLEAYKSPLFMQYRKNQPFNQNLLRPCPLLDNPERLAAMVDAAGAKSTDMVNPEDVHDLMKKTVPAAEKWGPVADELWKENRAEKAAKACCPGNCTCSCQTPEKK, from the coding sequence ATGACGCATACTACGTTAAAAGAAAAATTACAGATGCTCGGTATCAAGCGTGTTCTTAGTTACCTTGATTCCGACCCTGACAAAAACATTCCAAAGCTCCTTAAGTGGGTCGAGCTCCTGGACAGAAACAACACGCTGGACGGTCCTCTTCCCACCGTGAAACGTGTGCTCTCCGACAAAGACGGAGTTTGGTACAAGTTCATCAAAGATCTTTACACCGATATCGATCCCGGGGTCCGAAAACGGATCTTCGAGAATTTTATCGTCAATGCTGTTGTTCTCGGCAGAGACAAGAAGATCAAACTCAGAGATGAGGAAGGATGCAACATCCCCTGGGCCATTCTGATGGATCCGACCAGTGCCTGCAATCTGAAATGTATCGGATGCTGGGCAGCTGAGTACGGCAACCGGATGAATCTGTCCCTCGAAGAATGGGATTCGATCATTGAGCAGGGAAAAGCCCTTGGTACCTACTTCTTCCTCTACTCGGGCGGAGAACCTCTTGTCCGGAAAAAGGATATCATCAAGATGTGCGAAAAGCACAGTGACTGTATTTTCCTTTCCTTTACGAACGGCACGTTAATCGACGAGGCATTCGCCGACGAGATGCTCAGAGTCGGCAACTTTGTTCCGGCGATCAGTATCGAGGGTGACGAGGCAGCGACCGACGGAAGACGCGGAGCTGGGGTCTATCAAAAAGTCATCAAGGCGATGGCGATCCTGAAAGAGAAGAAACTCCCGTTCGGGATCTCCTGCTGCTACACGAGTGCAAACACCGATATTATCGGCAGCGATGTCTACATCGATGATATGATCGCCCGGGGAGCAAAGTTTGCCTGGTTCTTTACCTACATGCCGGTCGGCGTTGACGCCGTTCCTGAGCTTCTGGCAACGCCTGAGCAGAGAGAGCATATGTATCACCAGGTCAGACACATCAGAGCTACCCGGCCTATCTTTGCCATGGACTTCTGGAATGACGGCGAGTATGTGAACGGCTGTATCGCCGGCGGGAAATTCTACCTCCACATCAATGCAAACGGCGACATTGAGCCGTGTGCATTCATCCATTACTCTGATGCAAACATCAGGACCCACACACTCCTCGAGGCATACAAATCCCCGCTCTTTATGCAGTACCGGAAAAACCAGCCGTTCAACCAGAACCTTCTTCGTCCCTGTCCGTTACTCGACAATCCGGAGAGACTCGCTGCAATGGTCGATGCTGCAGGGGCAAAATCCACGGATATGGTGAACCCCGAAGACGTGCACGATCTGATGAAGAAAACCGTTCCCGCTGCAGAGAAATGGGGACCGGTAGCCGACGAACTCTGGAAAGAGAATCGTGCCGAGAAGGCTGCAAAAGCCTGCTGTCCGGGCAACTGCACATGCAGCTGTCAGACTCCTGAAAAGAAGTAA
- a CDS encoding carbon starvation CstA family protein, with translation MITFLVGICILIFGYFFWSKVAEKIFGPDDRKTPALNHPDAVERVPLSTRRNLLIQLLNIAGMGPVVGVVLGMKFGAIVFLLLPIGNVIGGAVHDYYVGMISARNNGSDMTSLVNKFFGRNVGGLFIVLVILSLLLLVTTFTNIPANFIQLLLPFGVSVLICAVIGIFVYYIISTIFPIDKVVGRIYPIFGVALIVVTALLCIAYIPFASDIPDIVLTPAGIAAAFTAHPDGQPIIPMLFITIACGILSGFHATQSPITSRTITSEREGRRVFYGMMIAEGIIAMIWAAGASIIFTLKPEMLASTNGNAIIFEILDMVFPTFLIVLAIIVLIILAITSGDTALRVIRTSVAGHFGFDQSTMRKRILLALPLVAVITMLLFWSNLIPTGYAILWNYFSWFNQVIASFALMTATVYLISKGKPFWISMIPGVGILFIVISFILWASPEHLAGVPFGIGMPLEMSYVVSGVLTAVIYALVIRQGRKLKADKTFSADEE, from the coding sequence ATGATCACGTTTCTCGTAGGCATTTGTATCCTTATCTTCGGCTATTTCTTCTGGAGTAAGGTTGCGGAAAAAATATTCGGGCCCGACGACCGGAAAACGCCGGCACTGAATCATCCGGACGCGGTCGAGCGTGTTCCTCTTTCCACAAGGCGGAATCTCCTGATCCAGTTGTTGAACATCGCGGGTATGGGTCCGGTCGTGGGCGTGGTCCTCGGTATGAAGTTCGGTGCGATCGTTTTTCTTCTTCTCCCGATCGGAAACGTGATCGGGGGGGCCGTTCACGATTATTATGTGGGGATGATCTCCGCGAGGAACAACGGTTCCGACATGACAAGCCTGGTCAACAAGTTTTTCGGCAGAAATGTCGGCGGGCTCTTTATTGTCCTGGTCATTCTTTCGCTCCTGCTTCTCGTTACGACGTTCACAAACATTCCGGCAAACTTCATTCAGCTGCTGCTTCCGTTCGGCGTGTCCGTTCTGATCTGTGCGGTGATCGGGATATTTGTCTATTATATCATCTCGACGATCTTTCCGATCGACAAAGTGGTCGGCAGGATCTATCCAATATTCGGCGTGGCTTTGATCGTGGTCACAGCCCTTTTGTGTATTGCATATATTCCATTTGCTTCGGATATTCCGGATATTGTTCTGACACCGGCGGGAATTGCGGCGGCATTCACCGCTCATCCTGACGGTCAGCCGATCATTCCGATGCTCTTCATCACGATCGCCTGCGGGATCCTTTCCGGGTTCCACGCGACCCAGTCGCCGATCACGTCGAGGACGATCACCTCGGAGCGTGAAGGACGACGAGTATTCTACGGTATGATGATTGCGGAAGGGATCATCGCGATGATCTGGGCGGCAGGGGCTTCGATAATTTTCACGCTCAAACCGGAGATGCTTGCGTCAACGAACGGGAACGCGATCATCTTCGAGATCCTGGATATGGTGTTTCCGACGTTTCTGATCGTGCTCGCGATAATCGTGCTGATCATCCTCGCGATCACGAGCGGGGACACGGCCCTTCGAGTCATCCGGACCTCGGTCGCGGGCCACTTCGGATTCGATCAGTCGACGATGAGAAAACGCATCCTTCTGGCTCTTCCGTTGGTTGCCGTGATTACCATGCTTCTGTTCTGGTCAAATCTGATCCCGACCGGGTATGCGATCCTCTGGAATTACTTTTCCTGGTTCAATCAGGTCATCGCCTCGTTTGCTTTGATGACGGCGACGGTGTATCTGATCAGCAAAGGAAAACCGTTCTGGATCTCGATGATACCGGGCGTTGGTATTTTGTTTATCGTGATCTCGTTTATTTTATGGGCAAGCCCGGAACACCTCGCAGGAGTGCCGTTTGGGATCGGCATGCCTCTTGAGATGTCGTATGTTGTATCAGGTGTCCTGACGGCGGTGATCTATGCTCTTGTGATAAGGCAGGGAAGGAAACTGAAAGCTGACAAAACCTTCTCGGCTGACGAGGAGTAG
- a CDS encoding uracil-xanthine permease family protein has translation MAEGDEPIYNVNDRVPLGTTVLTILQHFFVLAVYMTYPVIISNAIGGSTDLTMFLISATLIGSGIATILQSFAKTGAGYLLPMVPNSSYLPASLLAATAGGLPLLYGMLIISGLFEMVISRFTKFFRIVFPNEVTGVVLFLLGIAIVPFAFPLFFGSVDAGPLDPASTVVGIITLSATILLSVIPKRFFKFYAILIGIVIGMAASVFLGVFRLETLFEITSLSVFWIPNPIGIVSYSFDFALLIPFTIAMICVMLKSVGNISLLNAYTKEGEKNTLKNGLMSEGAGVAIAGALGGVGIGSSSGATGLVVGTGIAAKRIGLGLGFFLILCGFLPAIGWVFHILPKPILGATLLYAVTFVMVTGIQSISSRMLDPRRKFVVILPILIGVSSAVCPYLYEGLPKTLALFFASPLTSGSMAVLVLGLVLKIGIRKHRSFDFSKDANLQKFLFECGRQWTLDRMQVLSIANHLQSVANAGEPERLEMRFESIGMLRAEMVFKGPVGDVPKISGGRGNLEVQGRVVRASYPLM, from the coding sequence ATGGCTGAGGGGGATGAACCGATCTACAATGTCAATGACAGGGTGCCTTTGGGAACGACGGTTCTCACGATCCTGCAGCATTTCTTCGTCCTTGCCGTGTACATGACGTATCCGGTTATCATCAGCAATGCGATCGGCGGATCAACGGATCTGACGATGTTTCTGATCAGTGCGACCCTGATCGGCTCGGGGATCGCCACGATCCTTCAGTCTTTTGCGAAAACGGGGGCAGGATACCTTCTGCCGATGGTGCCGAACTCTTCGTATCTGCCGGCATCGCTTCTTGCTGCGACGGCAGGCGGCCTTCCTCTTCTGTATGGAATGCTGATCATCTCGGGACTCTTTGAGATGGTAATCAGCCGGTTCACGAAGTTTTTCCGGATCGTGTTCCCGAACGAGGTCACGGGTGTCGTTTTGTTTCTTCTTGGGATCGCTATCGTTCCGTTTGCATTTCCGCTGTTTTTCGGGAGCGTGGACGCAGGCCCCTTGGACCCGGCATCGACCGTGGTCGGTATTATCACGCTTTCTGCCACGATCCTGTTGAGCGTAATCCCGAAGCGGTTTTTTAAATTCTATGCAATTCTGATCGGTATCGTGATCGGAATGGCAGCTTCGGTGTTTCTGGGCGTTTTCCGCCTCGAGACGCTGTTCGAGATCACGAGCCTTTCGGTGTTCTGGATCCCGAATCCGATCGGAATCGTCTCCTACTCGTTTGATTTCGCTCTGCTGATTCCGTTTACGATCGCGATGATCTGCGTGATGTTGAAGTCGGTGGGAAACATTTCGCTTCTGAACGCCTACACGAAAGAGGGCGAGAAGAATACGCTGAAAAACGGTCTGATGTCGGAGGGAGCAGGGGTCGCGATCGCGGGAGCGTTGGGCGGGGTCGGGATCGGTTCATCTTCTGGAGCGACGGGACTTGTTGTCGGGACCGGGATCGCAGCAAAACGGATCGGGCTCGGGCTCGGGTTCTTTCTGATTCTGTGCGGATTTTTGCCGGCAATCGGCTGGGTGTTCCATATTCTGCCAAAGCCGATCCTTGGAGCGACCCTTTTGTATGCGGTGACGTTTGTGATGGTCACCGGTATCCAGAGTATTTCGTCACGGATGCTGGATCCCCGGCGGAAGTTTGTGGTGATCCTGCCGATTCTGATCGGGGTCTCGTCGGCGGTGTGTCCGTATCTGTATGAAGGTCTCCCGAAAACGCTGGCACTGTTCTTCGCGTCGCCGCTGACGTCCGGGTCGATGGCGGTTTTGGTCCTCGGTCTTGTGCTGAAAATCGGTATCCGAAAGCACCGGTCGTTCGATTTTTCGAAGGACGCGAATCTGCAGAAGTTTCTGTTCGAGTGCGGGAGACAGTGGACGCTTGACCGGATGCAGGTGTTGTCGATCGCAAATCATCTGCAGAGCGTGGCGAATGCCGGAGAGCCGGAGAGGCTTGAGATGAGGTTTGAGTCGATCGGCATGCTCAGAGCGGAGATGGTGTTCAAGGGGCCGGTGGGCGATGTGCCGAAGATCAGCGGGGGACGGGGGAATTTGGAGGTGCAGGGGCGTGTCGTTAGAGCGAGCTATCCGCTGATGTAG
- a CDS encoding Yip1 family protein, whose amino-acid sequence MNMKNAVKYLLFDQKQFFEESPKGLLIPALITLIYSLLAVVFILPGDIFTAVITVVAGIIGIFISWAVVAGLFLAGVKILGYAKCTFKQMLAVTGYASAILAIGALLSGLVGLVGTIDPIVSLALQGAVMFWCIPVWIFGIASITELPPKKVFTCILIPIILMIVMSIVSYVITASLTESAALYAGSGSGSEFKMSGSSF is encoded by the coding sequence ATGAATATGAAAAATGCAGTCAAATACCTGCTTTTCGATCAAAAGCAGTTCTTCGAAGAGAGTCCGAAAGGTCTCCTGATCCCGGCGCTGATCACGCTTATCTATTCCCTGCTTGCAGTTGTCTTCATTCTCCCGGGAGATATTTTCACAGCAGTCATCACCGTGGTCGCGGGGATCATCGGTATATTCATCTCATGGGCAGTCGTCGCCGGACTGTTCTTAGCCGGTGTTAAAATCTTGGGCTATGCGAAATGCACCTTTAAGCAGATGCTCGCCGTGACCGGTTATGCTTCCGCGATCCTCGCGATAGGGGCTCTTCTGAGCGGACTCGTTGGACTCGTCGGCACAATAGACCCGATTGTGAGCCTCGCACTGCAGGGAGCGGTCATGTTCTGGTGTATTCCGGTCTGGATCTTCGGTATTGCATCCATCACCGAACTCCCCCCGAAAAAGGTCTTCACCTGCATCCTCATCCCGATCATTCTGATGATCGTCATGAGTATCGTCTCCTATGTGATAACGGCATCTCTTACCGAGAGTGCTGCACTCTACGCCGGATCGGGATCGGGTTCGGAGTTCAAAATGAGTGGATCTTCCTTCTAA